One Algibacter sp. L3A6 genomic region harbors:
- a CDS encoding metallophosphoesterase, giving the protein MTKTLRYITLSLSVFFINACATYKTQINDLSDAKFPNKEIIYSFYLVGDAGNSPIGSESTGLKAFREEINKASEQSTVLFLGDNVYPRGLPKSGDKGREFAEYQLKIQTEAVKGFKGETIFIPGNHDWYSNGLKGLKRQEKYIEDALGKNTFLPEDGCPIEKVEISDEVEMIIIDTEWYLANWDKHPTINDDCEIKTRSRFFEELESLIKKARGKSTIVAMHHPMFTNGLHGGEYDFKSHMQPLPVLGTLKNVLRETIGISPEDIQNKRYNELQKRVVTLAQENDKVILVSGHEHNLQYFEKYNLAQIVSGAGSKSTPTHNVVDAFSASVPGYARLDIFKDGSSFVRFYSAEENKVIFQTEVHGPNKKIDESAFEDSFVKTKKASIYSDEEVDKSGFHKAIWGDRYREFYGTKIEAPVVNLDTMFGGLTPSRKGGGHQSKSLQLKDKTGKRYVMRALRKSATVYLQAMAFKDQYIADEFEDTVTESVLLDFYTGSHPYAPFVTGTLSDAIDLFHTNPTIYYVPKQKALIGFNDDFGDELYMIEEHVSDGHGDIASFGFANKIESTDDLMKKLRKDEKYKVDETSYLRARLFDMVIGDWDRHRDQWRWAEFENKETGEVIYKPIPRDRDQAFSIMGDGGLMQVATRIIPSLKLMEGFNDDIRNVKGFNFSPYSLDMTFLNQTSKAQWEEQIKFIQNNLTEAIIDDAFTHFPKEVQGVTVAEMKRVLLERIKNLSTFGIEYYKLLNECAVVTGTDKDDLFEIERLPNGETRLTASRIKNGEKGIVIFDKTYSKDDTKEIWIYGLDDEDEFHAFGEGDHLIKVRLIGGQNNDTYNIENGKKVVFYDYKSKKNTIKLNNGKDKLTDDYDTNVYDFARLKSSTNQFVPVIGANPDDGLNIGFLNTLTHYGFESNPFSSQHSIGASYYFATSGFDFEYTGEFSNVVGKWNLGVNAKFTSPNYAVNFFGYGNSTPNLNIDNEDAFSLDYNRVKYSTLSFAPSLNWRGKMGGHFKVSLSYEAIEVEESTDRFINTFYVENGADNHKQFAGIDALYAFQNKDNEAFPTMGMQTSLQAGYKTNIEASRGFGYLIPGLGFDYKLIPSGQLVLATQVKAHLIFGDDFEFYQAASLGGDNGLRGYRNERFSGKNAFYQSTDLRLNLTKLRTSLLPLHIGVYGGFDYGRVWIDDNLALDNNSAFNSNRWNTSVGGGVFANAANIMTLNLSAFNSDDGLRFAFKVGFGF; this is encoded by the coding sequence ATGACTAAAACTTTACGCTACATTACATTATCCCTCTCAGTGTTTTTTATTAATGCTTGCGCAACTTATAAAACTCAAATTAATGATCTTAGCGATGCCAAGTTTCCTAATAAGGAAATTATTTATTCGTTTTATTTAGTAGGCGATGCGGGAAATTCACCAATAGGTTCGGAGTCTACAGGATTAAAAGCCTTTAGAGAAGAAATTAATAAAGCTTCCGAGCAAAGTACTGTATTGTTTTTGGGTGATAATGTGTATCCTAGAGGCTTGCCTAAAAGCGGAGATAAAGGCCGTGAGTTTGCTGAATATCAATTAAAAATTCAGACTGAAGCTGTTAAAGGTTTTAAAGGTGAAACTATTTTTATTCCTGGAAATCACGATTGGTATAGCAACGGATTAAAAGGGTTAAAGCGTCAAGAAAAGTATATCGAAGATGCCTTAGGGAAAAACACGTTTTTACCAGAAGATGGCTGCCCAATTGAAAAGGTAGAGATTTCAGATGAGGTTGAAATGATTATTATTGATACCGAATGGTATTTGGCTAATTGGGATAAACACCCGACAATTAATGATGATTGCGAAATAAAAACACGCTCTCGATTTTTTGAAGAATTAGAAAGCTTAATAAAAAAGGCTCGCGGAAAATCGACTATAGTCGCCATGCATCACCCAATGTTTACCAATGGTTTGCACGGAGGTGAGTACGATTTTAAATCGCATATGCAGCCATTACCAGTTTTGGGAACCTTAAAAAATGTATTACGAGAAACTATAGGTATATCGCCAGAGGATATTCAAAATAAAAGATACAACGAGTTACAGAAACGTGTAGTAACTTTAGCTCAAGAGAATGATAAGGTTATATTGGTTTCTGGTCACGAGCATAATTTACAATATTTCGAAAAGTATAATTTAGCACAAATAGTAAGTGGTGCAGGTTCTAAATCTACACCTACTCATAATGTTGTAGATGCATTTTCGGCTAGTGTTCCTGGTTATGCGAGGTTAGATATCTTTAAAGATGGCTCGTCGTTTGTTAGATTTTATTCAGCTGAAGAAAATAAAGTTATTTTTCAAACCGAAGTTCATGGTCCAAATAAAAAAATAGATGAGTCTGCCTTCGAAGATTCATTTGTAAAAACAAAAAAGGCATCTATTTATAGTGACGAAGAAGTTGATAAAAGTGGTTTCCATAAAGCTATTTGGGGCGATCGTTATCGCGAGTTCTATGGTACAAAAATAGAAGCACCTGTAGTAAATTTAGACACTATGTTTGGTGGATTAACACCATCTAGAAAAGGTGGAGGACACCAATCAAAATCACTTCAGTTAAAAGATAAAACAGGTAAACGCTACGTTATGCGTGCGCTTAGAAAAAGTGCCACAGTTTATTTACAGGCTATGGCTTTTAAAGATCAATATATCGCTGATGAGTTTGAGGATACTGTAACCGAGAGTGTTCTATTAGATTTTTACACAGGTTCGCATCCTTATGCGCCTTTTGTAACAGGAACATTGTCTGATGCTATTGATTTGTTTCATACCAATCCAACTATTTATTACGTGCCAAAGCAAAAAGCTTTAATTGGTTTTAATGATGATTTTGGTGATGAGTTGTACATGATTGAAGAACATGTATCCGACGGTCATGGAGATATTGCAAGTTTTGGTTTTGCGAATAAAATTGAAAGCACCGACGACTTAATGAAAAAACTTCGAAAAGACGAAAAGTATAAAGTAGATGAAACATCGTATTTAAGAGCTCGTTTGTTCGATATGGTTATTGGTGATTGGGATAGGCATAGAGACCAATGGCGTTGGGCAGAATTTGAAAATAAAGAAACAGGAGAGGTTATTTATAAGCCTATTCCGAGAGATCGTGATCAGGCCTTTTCTATAATGGGTGATGGCGGATTAATGCAAGTTGCCACTAGAATTATTCCTTCATTAAAATTAATGGAAGGTTTTAATGATGATATTAGAAATGTAAAAGGTTTCAACTTTAGTCCATATTCTTTAGATATGACTTTCTTAAACCAAACAAGTAAAGCACAGTGGGAAGAACAAATTAAATTCATCCAAAATAATTTAACAGAAGCCATTATTGATGATGCTTTTACGCATTTCCCGAAGGAAGTACAAGGTGTAACGGTTGCCGAAATGAAACGAGTGCTTTTAGAGCGTATTAAAAATCTATCAACTTTTGGTATTGAGTATTACAAGTTGCTTAATGAGTGTGCGGTTGTTACCGGAACTGATAAAGATGATTTATTTGAAATTGAAAGATTACCTAACGGTGAAACAAGATTAACCGCTAGTAGAATTAAAAACGGTGAAAAAGGGATTGTAATTTTTGATAAAACATATTCTAAAGACGATACTAAAGAAATTTGGATTTATGGTTTAGATGATGAAGATGAATTTCATGCTTTTGGAGAAGGGGATCACTTAATTAAAGTGCGTTTAATTGGTGGGCAAAACAACGATACTTATAATATTGAAAATGGTAAGAAAGTTGTTTTTTACGATTATAAATCTAAGAAAAACACCATTAAGTTAAATAACGGTAAAGATAAATTAACCGATGATTACGACACGAATGTTTACGATTTCGCTAGGCTTAAAAGTAGCACCAATCAATTTGTGCCAGTTATAGGAGCGAATCCCGACGATGGTTTAAATATTGGTTTTTTAAATACCTTAACACACTATGGTTTTGAGAGTAATCCTTTTAGTTCTCAACACAGTATTGGAGCGTCGTATTATTTTGCAACTAGTGGTTTCGATTTTGAATATACAGGCGAGTTTTCTAATGTAGTAGGGAAATGGAATTTAGGTGTAAATGCTAAATTTACAAGTCCTAATTATGCTGTTAATTTCTTTGGTTACGGTAATAGTACACCAAATTTAAACATCGATAATGAGGATGCCTTTAGCTTAGATTATAACCGTGTAAAGTATAGTACGCTCTCTTTTGCGCCTTCTTTAAACTGGCGAGGTAAAATGGGTGGTCATTTTAAAGTAAGCCTAAGTTACGAGGCTATAGAGGTAGAGGAGTCTACAGATCGATTTATCAATACATTTTATGTAGAAAATGGAGCTGATAACCACAAACAATTTGCAGGTATCGATGCCTTGTATGCTTTTCAGAATAAAGATAATGAGGCTTTTCCAACAATGGGAATGCAAACAAGTTTACAGGCAGGTTATAAAACAAATATAGAAGCTTCTAGAGGTTTTGGATATTTAATTCCAGGACTTGGTTTTGATTATAAATTAATTCCTAGCGGACAATTGGTTTTAGCTACACAAGTTAAAGCGCATCTTATTTTTGGTGACGATTTTGAGTTTTATCAAGCAGCAAGTTTAGGTGGAGATAATGGGTTACGAGGTTATAGAAATGAAAGGTTTTCTGGTAAAAACGCATTCTATCAAAGCACAGATTTACGTTTAAATTTAACTAAGCTTCGTACTAGTTTATTGCCACTACACATTGGGGTTTATGGAGGTTTCGATTATGGTCGTGTATGGATTGATGATAATCTAGCTCTAGACAACAATAGCGCCTTTAATTCTAACAGATGGAACACTTCCGTTGGTGGCGGTGTGTTTGCAAATGCTGCCAATATTATGACATTAAATTTATCGGCCTTTAATAGTGACGACGGCTTGCGTTTCGCTTTTAAAGTTGGTTTTGGTTTCTAA
- a CDS encoding bifunctional alpha/beta hydrolase/OsmC family protein, which yields MKSTKLKIQNKKGLALQAQLELPANQKPNRYAIFAHCFTCTSSLSAVKNISRALTNYGFGVLRFDFTGLGRSEGEFADSHFSANVEDLIAVSEYMAANYEAPSLLVGHSLGGAAVLSAAAKLDNVKAVATIGAPSTVGHVTHLFSHGLDNVKEKGEVEVNIGGRPFKIDNDFVEDFGKTDLPSVVKNLRKPLLIMHSPTDNVVGIKNAEELYLQAQHPKSFVTLDHADHLLSKSSDSNYAGNMIGTWVQRYFEPQENDMLETNGEQLVGHLNLTEDNFTTNIQTKNHSLIADEPASVGGDDFGPSPYEYLNAGLIACTAMTLKMYAERKKWDLQEVFVYVTHSKKHSDDLGLEQEKPGYLDHITKKIKLIGNLDEKQKARLKEISSRCPVHKTLAGGVVFDTTLIED from the coding sequence ATGAAAAGTACTAAACTAAAAATTCAGAATAAAAAAGGCTTGGCATTGCAAGCACAGTTGGAGTTGCCTGCAAACCAAAAACCGAATCGTTACGCTATTTTTGCTCACTGTTTTACTTGCACAAGTTCGTTAAGTGCGGTAAAAAACATTAGTAGAGCTTTAACTAATTATGGTTTTGGAGTCCTTCGTTTTGATTTTACAGGTTTAGGAAGAAGTGAAGGTGAGTTTGCCGATAGTCACTTTTCTGCCAACGTAGAAGATTTAATAGCGGTAAGTGAATATATGGCTGCTAATTATGAAGCACCATCTTTATTAGTTGGGCATTCTTTAGGTGGAGCAGCGGTGCTTTCTGCGGCGGCTAAATTAGATAATGTAAAAGCTGTAGCTACTATTGGAGCGCCATCCACGGTTGGGCATGTTACTCATTTATTCTCGCATGGTTTAGATAATGTTAAAGAAAAGGGTGAAGTTGAAGTGAATATTGGAGGACGACCTTTTAAAATTGATAATGATTTTGTTGAAGATTTTGGAAAAACAGATTTACCTTCTGTTGTTAAAAATTTACGCAAACCTTTACTAATTATGCATTCGCCAACAGATAATGTGGTGGGTATTAAAAATGCCGAAGAACTTTATCTCCAAGCGCAACATCCTAAAAGTTTTGTAACTTTAGATCATGCTGACCATTTGCTTTCAAAATCTAGCGATAGTAATTATGCTGGCAACATGATTGGAACTTGGGTACAACGTTATTTTGAACCTCAAGAAAATGATATGTTAGAGACCAACGGCGAGCAACTTGTTGGGCATTTAAACTTAACGGAAGATAATTTTACAACCAATATACAAACCAAAAACCATAGCCTAATTGCCGACGAGCCTGCTTCTGTTGGTGGTGACGATTTTGGACCATCACCTTACGAATATTTAAATGCTGGTTTAATTGCTTGTACAGCCATGACATTAAAAATGTATGCCGAACGTAAAAAATGGGATCTGCAAGAGGTTTTTGTTTACGTTACACATTCTAAAAAACATAGTGACGATTTAGGTTTAGAGCAAGAAAAACCTGGGTATTTAGACCATATCACTAAAAAAATAAAGTTAATTGGTAATTTAGATGAAAAGCAAAAAGCACGATTAAAAGAAATTTCGTCGCGTTGCCCTGTGCATAAAACTTTGGCTGGTGGTGTTGTTTTTGATACCACGTTAATCGAAGACTAA
- a CDS encoding peptide-methionine (S)-S-oxide reductase: protein MNSYTKIALGGGCHWCTEAVFQALKGVTKVKQGYVASVEENTSFSEAVIIHFNEAVITLSVLIEIHLHTHKSTSNHSMRDKYRSAIYYFSEVQKKEATDILNGFKNTFEEEIITEVLPFSEFKASREAIQNYYKKNPEKPFCKQFINPKLKLLVNKFSKHLN from the coding sequence ATGAATAGCTATACAAAAATAGCTTTAGGAGGCGGTTGTCATTGGTGTACCGAGGCTGTTTTTCAGGCTTTAAAAGGTGTTACGAAAGTAAAACAAGGTTATGTCGCCTCTGTGGAGGAGAACACATCGTTTTCCGAAGCCGTAATTATACATTTTAATGAAGCTGTTATAACCTTAAGTGTGTTGATAGAAATTCATTTACATACACATAAAAGTACAAGCAATCACTCGATGCGCGATAAGTACCGATCGGCTATTTATTATTTTTCCGAAGTACAAAAAAAGGAGGCGACTGATATTTTAAATGGCTTTAAAAATACTTTTGAAGAAGAAATTATAACTGAAGTTTTACCTTTTTCAGAATTTAAAGCATCACGCGAGGCTATTCAAAATTATTACAAAAAGAATCCTGAAAAACCGTTTTGTAAACAATTTATTAATCCGAAATTAAAGTTATTGGTAAATAAATTTTCAAAACATTTAAATTAA
- a CDS encoding aldo/keto reductase, producing the protein MQLGLGTAALGRPQYINVRQDATNTSNLEVFKKESFSVLEEAYQSGVRYFDTAPGYGLAEQLLIDWLATKTDEAIKVATKWGYTYTANFNPDAKVHEVKEHSLEKLKEQWQVSKQLLPYLKVYQIHSATLETGVLESEAVLNYLSYLKNTHHIKMGISTTGANQVEVIKKALDVKVDGENLFDVFQVTYNLLDQSLKDVSSLLQKENKTVVIKEALANGRVFRNKNYPNYNEMYTALERLAQVHDVGVDAICLQYAAQTIPGSRVLSGASNREQIQENLKMNRFVLSQSELDELSDFKVEVTQYWAERKDLEWN; encoded by the coding sequence ATGCAATTAGGTTTAGGAACAGCAGCTTTAGGAAGGCCACAATATATTAATGTGCGTCAAGATGCTACAAATACGTCTAATTTAGAGGTGTTTAAAAAAGAGAGTTTTTCTGTTTTAGAAGAAGCCTATCAATCGGGTGTTCGGTATTTTGATACGGCGCCAGGTTATGGTTTAGCAGAGCAGTTACTTATAGATTGGTTGGCAACAAAAACTGATGAAGCTATAAAAGTAGCCACAAAATGGGGTTATACATATACTGCAAACTTTAATCCCGATGCTAAAGTTCATGAAGTAAAGGAGCATAGTTTAGAGAAGTTAAAGGAACAATGGCAGGTTTCTAAACAATTATTACCATACTTAAAAGTCTATCAAATTCATTCAGCAACTTTGGAAACTGGTGTTTTAGAGAGTGAAGCTGTTTTAAATTATTTATCTTACTTAAAAAATACGCATCATATTAAAATGGGTATTAGCACAACGGGTGCAAACCAAGTTGAGGTTATTAAAAAAGCATTGGATGTAAAAGTAGATGGCGAGAATTTGTTTGATGTTTTTCAGGTAACTTATAATTTGCTGGATCAAAGCTTAAAAGACGTTTCTAGCCTTTTACAGAAAGAAAACAAAACCGTTGTTATTAAAGAAGCTTTGGCTAACGGTCGCGTTTTTAGAAATAAAAATTATCCGAATTATAATGAAATGTATACGGCGTTAGAGCGTTTAGCACAAGTGCACGATGTTGGAGTAGATGCTATTTGTTTGCAATACGCAGCGCAAACTATTCCTGGTAGCAGAGTTTTAAGCGGAGCAAGTAATCGTGAACAAATACAAGAGAATTTAAAAATGAATAGGTTTGTTTTATCGCAATCAGAATTAGACGAACTTTCTGATTTTAAGGTAGAGGTTACTCAATATTGGGCAGAGCGTAAAGACTTAGAATGGAATTAA
- a CDS encoding protein adenylyltransferase SelO: MKLNIKDTFTKQLPADPKLENTRRQVEKACFSFVTPKQTAKPELLHVSPEMLESLGLTDADAKSDTFLKVITGNEVYPNTKPFAMCYGGHQFGNWAGQLGDGRAINLFEVEYNNKHWAVQLKGSGETPYSRTADGLAVLRSSVREYLCSEAMFHLGVPTTRALSLALSGDQVMRDMLYDGNAAYEKGAIVSRVAPSFLRFGSFQILAARGDTETLKTLTDYTISNFFPELGKPSKETYIAFFNEVAQRTLKMIVDWQRVGFVHGVMNTDNMSILGLTIDYGPYGWLEDFSYGWTPNTTDSQHKRYRYGNQPNMGLWNLYQLANALYLLIEDAEPLQAILDGYQTGFDEQSFAMMRNKLGFENEDENDKILIQQLEENLHLTETDMTIFFRNLSGFSEENPSEGISKIKDAFYNLDEVKGEIETKWQTWFDAYAKRLKDETVSSEERKVKMNAVNPKYVLRNYMSQLAIDDADNGDYKLIDELFNLLKKPYSEQPKHEKWFAKRPEWARHKAGCSMLSCSS; encoded by the coding sequence ATGAAACTGAATATAAAAGATACGTTTACTAAACAATTACCTGCCGACCCGAAGTTAGAAAATACAAGACGACAGGTGGAAAAAGCATGCTTTTCGTTTGTAACACCAAAACAAACAGCAAAGCCAGAATTGTTACATGTATCTCCCGAAATGCTTGAGAGTTTAGGTTTAACAGATGCAGATGCTAAAAGCGATACGTTTTTAAAAGTAATAACAGGTAATGAAGTCTATCCAAACACAAAGCCTTTTGCTATGTGCTATGGTGGGCATCAATTTGGTAATTGGGCAGGTCAATTAGGTGATGGTCGTGCTATTAATTTATTTGAAGTAGAATACAATAATAAACATTGGGCCGTACAATTAAAAGGGTCTGGCGAAACACCATATTCTAGAACGGCCGATGGTTTGGCGGTGCTGCGTTCTTCCGTTAGGGAGTATTTGTGCAGCGAGGCTATGTTCCATTTAGGTGTGCCAACGACGCGAGCATTGTCTTTAGCGTTATCCGGCGATCAGGTTATGCGAGATATGCTTTATGATGGTAATGCGGCTTACGAAAAAGGAGCTATTGTTTCTCGTGTTGCGCCTAGTTTTTTACGCTTCGGGAGTTTTCAAATATTAGCCGCTAGAGGCGATACTGAAACTTTAAAGACACTTACAGATTATACCATCTCTAACTTTTTTCCTGAGTTAGGTAAACCTTCAAAAGAAACCTATATCGCATTTTTTAATGAGGTTGCACAACGCACCCTAAAAATGATTGTAGATTGGCAACGCGTTGGTTTTGTACACGGTGTAATGAATACCGATAATATGTCTATTCTTGGCTTAACCATAGATTACGGGCCTTACGGTTGGTTAGAAGATTTTAGTTATGGATGGACACCAAACACTACAGATAGCCAACATAAAAGATATCGTTACGGAAATCAACCGAACATGGGGCTTTGGAATTTATACCAACTCGCTAATGCGCTTTATCTTTTAATTGAAGATGCAGAGCCGTTGCAAGCTATTCTCGACGGGTATCAAACTGGGTTTGATGAACAATCTTTTGCCATGATGCGCAATAAATTAGGTTTTGAAAATGAGGATGAAAATGATAAAATTTTAATTCAGCAATTAGAAGAAAATCTTCATTTAACAGAAACAGATATGACGATTTTTTTTAGGAATTTGAGTGGTTTTTCAGAAGAAAATCCTTCCGAAGGTATTTCAAAAATAAAAGATGCTTTTTATAATTTAGATGAAGTTAAAGGTGAGATTGAAACCAAATGGCAGACTTGGTTTGATGCTTATGCCAAACGTTTAAAAGACGAAACAGTTTCTTCCGAAGAAAGAAAAGTTAAAATGAATGCTGTAAATCCGAAGTATGTTTTACGAAATTATATGTCGCAGTTAGCTATTGATGATGCTGATAATGGCGATTATAAATTAATAGATGAATTGTTTAATCTTCTAAAGAAACCATACAGCGAGCAACCTAAACATGAAAAATGGTTTGCTAAAAGACCAGAATGGGCGCGTCATAAAGCAGGCTGTTCTATGTTGTCTTGTAGTTCATAA
- the msrA gene encoding peptide-methionine (S)-S-oxide reductase MsrA has protein sequence MQSKNIQLATLGGGCFWCTEAVFQEVKGVEKVVSGYAGGNVPGHPTYREICSGLTGHAEVIQLTFDANEISYVDLLTIFMTTHDPTTLNRQGADRGTQYRSVIYYHNNEQKELAEVILKEMEPYFDNPIVTELSELPKFFEAEKEHQNYYRDNETQGYCSFVITPKLAKLRSLHADKLKK, from the coding sequence ATGCAAAGCAAAAATATACAATTAGCCACACTTGGTGGTGGTTGCTTTTGGTGTACAGAAGCCGTTTTTCAGGAGGTAAAAGGTGTAGAGAAAGTCGTTTCTGGTTATGCAGGCGGTAATGTGCCTGGCCATCCAACATATCGAGAAATCTGTTCGGGTTTAACGGGGCATGCCGAGGTAATCCAATTAACTTTCGATGCTAACGAAATTTCATATGTCGATTTATTAACCATTTTCATGACCACTCACGATCCTACAACTTTAAACAGGCAAGGAGCAGATAGAGGTACACAGTATCGTTCGGTAATTTATTATCATAATAACGAGCAAAAGGAGTTGGCAGAAGTGATTTTAAAAGAAATGGAACCTTATTTTGATAACCCTATAGTTACCGAATTATCAGAGTTGCCTAAGTTTTTTGAAGCTGAAAAGGAACATCAGAATTATTATAGAGATAATGAAACACAAGGGTATTGCAGTTTTGTAATTACTCCTAAATTGGCTAAATTACGAAGTCTACACGCCGATAAATTAAAAAAATAA
- the msrB gene encoding peptide-methionine (R)-S-oxide reductase MsrB encodes MLTWKDIISFSVNGNPTPDKRVEKTETEWKAQLTPEQFRVTRLKGTESPHSGALCTAHDAGKYNCVCCDTPLFDSTIKFSSGTGWPSFTQPIKENAIKYERDTTYGMVRVEVMCNTCDAHLGHIFPDGPEPSGLRYCVNSESMQLEKA; translated from the coding sequence ATGCTAACTTGGAAAGATATTATTAGTTTTTCGGTTAACGGAAATCCAACACCAGATAAGCGTGTTGAAAAGACGGAAACTGAATGGAAGGCTCAATTAACACCTGAGCAATTTAGAGTAACACGATTAAAAGGAACCGAGAGTCCACATAGTGGAGCGCTTTGTACAGCTCATGATGCTGGTAAATATAATTGCGTGTGTTGCGATACACCTCTTTTTGATTCTACAATAAAGTTTAGTTCGGGAACGGGATGGCCGAGTTTTACACAGCCTATAAAAGAAAATGCTATTAAATACGAGCGTGATACCACTTATGGTATGGTTCGCGTTGAGGTTATGTGTAATACTTGCGATGCACACTTAGGGCATATATTTCCCGATGGGCCGGAACCTAGTGGTTTACGCTATTGTGTAAATTCGGAATCTATGCAATTAGAAAAAGCATAG
- a CDS encoding Pycsar system effector family protein, with amino-acid sequence MLIAEAEKFVINLLNEKLTPEFTYHNIPHTQLVVNKATELAELIKIDDKQKELLIIAAWFHDTGYTKDKNNHEEASVLIAKEFLKAKGVSEDDIVAISNIIMATKMGVVPSTTPEKIIKDADCAHIGSKNYTDTSELLRKEWELISDYKISESDWLEENITFLSTKHRFFTNEAAANWEKRKGKNLAGLINRKKKIKLDTGKLAQKKAELKFKKEKIELPERGIETMFRVTLKNHITLSNIADTKANILLSVNAIIVSLVLSNLASKLDKPSNDYLITPTIIFIMFTVASIILSIMATRPNVTRGEFTKEDVANKKVNLLFFGNFHKMSLQDFEWAMGEMMQDRDYLYSSMKKDLYFLGLVLDKKYKILRLTYTVFMVGIIVSVIAFIISFYSAGILV; translated from the coding sequence ATGCTTATAGCTGAAGCTGAAAAATTTGTTATCAACCTTCTCAATGAAAAGTTAACTCCGGAGTTTACCTACCACAACATTCCGCACACGCAACTTGTTGTAAACAAAGCTACTGAATTAGCAGAATTGATAAAAATTGACGATAAACAAAAAGAATTACTCATCATAGCTGCCTGGTTTCACGATACCGGATATACTAAGGACAAAAACAACCACGAGGAAGCGAGCGTGCTGATAGCTAAAGAATTTCTTAAAGCCAAAGGCGTAAGCGAAGACGATATTGTTGCTATATCTAATATTATTATGGCAACCAAAATGGGAGTTGTTCCTAGTACAACGCCTGAAAAAATTATAAAAGATGCCGATTGCGCACATATTGGAAGTAAAAATTACACCGATACTTCGGAATTACTTCGAAAAGAATGGGAACTTATTAGTGATTATAAAATATCTGAAAGTGACTGGCTAGAAGAAAACATTACTTTTTTAAGCACAAAACATCGTTTTTTCACAAATGAAGCTGCCGCAAACTGGGAAAAACGTAAAGGAAAAAACCTCGCTGGTTTAATTAATAGAAAGAAAAAAATTAAACTAGATACAGGTAAACTTGCTCAGAAAAAAGCCGAATTAAAGTTTAAAAAAGAAAAAATAGAATTACCTGAACGTGGAATTGAAACCATGTTTAGAGTAACCTTAAAAAACCACATTACACTTAGTAATATTGCCGATACTAAAGCCAATATTTTACTATCTGTAAATGCTATTATTGTTTCTTTAGTGCTTTCTAATTTAGCTTCAAAACTAGACAAACCTTCTAACGATTATTTAATTACACCTACCATCATTTTTATAATGTTTACAGTAGCTTCCATAATTTTATCTATTATGGCTACACGCCCTAATGTAACAAGAGGGGAGTTTACAAAAGAAGATGTTGCTAATAAAAAAGTAAATTTATTATTCTTCGGAAATTTCCATAAAATGAGCCTTCAGGACTTTGAATGGGCCATGGGAGAAATGATGCAAGATCGCGATTATCTTTACTCCTCAATGAAAAAAGATTTATACTTTTTAGGCTTGGTTTTGGATAAAAAATATAAAATACTCAGACTCACCTATACCGTTTTTATGGTAGGCATAATAGTTAGCGTTATAGCCTTTATTATTTCATTTTACTCTGCAGGAATACTCGTGTAG